In Bacteroides coprosuis DSM 18011, the following are encoded in one genomic region:
- a CDS encoding L-asparaginase, type I (COGs: COG0252 L-asparaginase/ Glu-tRNAGln amidotransferase subunit D~InterPro IPR006034:IPR006033~KEGG: bfs:BF2680 putative L-asparaginase I~PFAM: Asparaginase/glutaminase~PRIAM: 1-alkyl-2-acetylglycerophosphocholine esterase~SMART: Asparaginase/glutaminase~SPTR: Putative L-asparaginase I;~TIGRFAM: L-asparaginase, type I~IMG reference gene:2504106649~PFAM: Asparaginase~TIGRFAM: L-asparaginases, type I), which translates to MKANSPSVLLIYTGGTIGMIENPDTGALENFDFDHLITYVPELKRFNINFHSFQFDPPIDSSDMDPSFWVDLVKIIDRNYDNYEGFVILHGTDTMSFTASALSFMLENINKPVILTGSQLPIGKLRTDGKENLLTAIEIAAAQYPNGEPIVPEVCVFFENHLMRGNRTIKHSAENFRAFSSFNYPPLATVGIHIKYEYNLIRKVDKNKKLKAHYLYDPHVAIVTLFPGIQRDIVAPVFENEKVKAIVLRTYGSGNAPQRPWFIDLIKRATKRGVIIINITQCAAGSVEMQRYETGIHLLDSGVISGYDSTTECAVTKLMFLLGHGYDYEKVKKLMSSDLAGEISKMEDY; encoded by the coding sequence ATGAAAGCTAATAGTCCTTCTGTCCTACTGATATATACCGGAGGTACGATAGGAATGATTGAAAATCCAGATACTGGAGCTCTCGAGAACTTTGATTTCGATCACTTGATAACTTATGTTCCCGAATTAAAACGCTTCAATATAAATTTTCATTCCTTTCAATTTGACCCTCCCATCGATTCATCAGATATGGATCCTTCTTTTTGGGTTGATTTGGTGAAAATTATAGACCGTAATTATGATAATTACGAAGGTTTTGTAATTCTTCATGGTACAGATACTATGTCTTTCACGGCATCTGCATTAAGTTTTATGCTAGAGAATATAAACAAACCTGTTATTCTAACTGGCTCACAATTACCCATAGGTAAACTACGTACTGATGGTAAAGAAAACTTGCTCACAGCTATTGAAATAGCAGCAGCTCAATATCCCAATGGAGAACCCATTGTACCCGAAGTTTGTGTTTTCTTTGAAAACCATCTCATGAGAGGTAATAGAACTATCAAACACAGCGCCGAAAATTTCAGAGCTTTTAGCTCATTTAATTATCCACCACTTGCAACAGTAGGTATTCACATTAAATATGAATATAACCTTATTCGAAAAGTAGATAAGAATAAGAAGCTAAAAGCACACTATCTATATGATCCACATGTAGCTATCGTTACTCTCTTTCCTGGTATTCAAAGAGATATTGTTGCTCCAGTTTTTGAAAATGAAAAAGTAAAGGCTATCGTACTACGCACTTATGGGTCGGGCAATGCACCACAAAGACCTTGGTTTATTGACTTGATTAAAAGAGCCACAAAACGAGGAGTAATCATTATCAATATTACTCAATGTGCAGCAGGTTCAGTAGAAATGCAACGATATGAAACAGGAATACATCTCTTAGATTCAGGAGTAATAAGTGGCTACGATAGTACTACAGAATGTGCTGTAACCAAACTTATGTTTTTACTTGGACATGGTTATGATTATGAAAAAGTAAAAAAACTAATGAGTTCGGATCTCGCTGGAGAAATTAGTAAGATGGAAGATTATTAA
- a CDS encoding Tryptophan synthase beta chain (COGs: COG0133 Tryptophan synthase beta chain~HAMAP: Tryptophan synthase beta chain/beta chain-like~InterPro IPR023026:IPR001926:IPR006654~KEGG: bfs:BF2672 tryptophan synthase subunit beta~PFAM: Pyridoxal phosphate-dependent enzyme, beta subunit~PRIAM: Tryptophan synthase~SPTR: Tryptophan synthase beta chain;~TIGRFAM: Tryptophan synthase, beta chain~IMG reference gene:2504106650~PFAM: Pyridoxal-phosphate dependent enzyme~TIGRFAM: tryptophan synthase, beta subunit), whose protein sequence is MKTYLADSKGFYGQFGGTFIPDILKPCIDELQEKYLEILNDPEFQEEYYSLLKDYVGRPSPLYLSKHLSQKCGCKIYLKREDLNHTGAHKINNTIGQILLAKRLSKTKIIAETGAGQHGVATATVCALMGMDCHIYMGKLDVERQHVNVQRMEMLGATVHPATSGSMTLKDAVDEAIAAWAKNPSEIYYLIGSTVGPHPYPDMVSRLQSIISKEIKQQLEEKEGRDYPDYLIACIGGGSNASGTVYHFVDDLRANIIFAEAGGKGVETGETAASISAGKEGILHGFKTLVMYDENGEIKEPYSISAGLDYPGIGPLPAHLAAEKRALVLAINDDEALKAAFELTEKEGIIPALESAHALAVLDRVTFKPEDVVVVTLSGRGDKDINTYLAERKRFI, encoded by the coding sequence ATGAAAACTTATTTAGCAGATTCGAAGGGATTTTACGGACAGTTTGGAGGAACTTTTATTCCTGATATCTTAAAACCATGCATAGATGAATTACAAGAAAAATATTTAGAGATTCTCAATGATCCTGAATTTCAAGAAGAATATTACTCACTATTGAAGGACTATGTGGGACGCCCATCTCCTCTTTACCTATCTAAACATTTATCTCAAAAATGTGGATGTAAAATTTATCTTAAAAGAGAGGACTTAAACCACACGGGTGCTCATAAAATCAATAATACAATTGGTCAGATTCTTTTAGCGAAAAGACTTAGCAAAACAAAGATAATTGCGGAAACAGGTGCGGGTCAACATGGTGTAGCTACTGCTACCGTATGTGCCTTGATGGGTATGGATTGCCATATTTACATGGGTAAATTGGATGTCGAACGCCAACACGTCAATGTACAAAGGATGGAAATGCTTGGTGCAACCGTTCATCCTGCAACATCTGGTAGCATGACCTTAAAAGATGCTGTAGATGAGGCTATCGCAGCATGGGCAAAAAATCCATCAGAAATATATTATTTAATTGGATCAACTGTAGGACCTCACCCTTACCCAGATATGGTCAGCAGGTTACAATCTATAATTAGTAAAGAAATCAAACAACAATTAGAAGAAAAAGAAGGACGTGACTATCCTGATTATCTTATTGCTTGTATTGGTGGAGGAAGTAATGCTAGTGGCACAGTTTATCACTTTGTGGACGACTTAAGAGCGAATATTATTTTTGCAGAAGCTGGAGGAAAAGGTGTAGAAACTGGAGAAACGGCAGCTAGCATCAGTGCTGGCAAAGAAGGTATTCTGCATGGATTTAAAACCTTAGTCATGTACGATGAAAACGGAGAGATTAAAGAACCTTATTCTATTTCAGCTGGACTAGATTATCCCGGTATCGGACCACTACCTGCGCACTTAGCCGCCGAAAAAAGAGCTTTAGTACTTGCTATAAATGATGATGAAGCTCTAAAAGCAGCATTTGAGCTAACAGAAAAAGAAGGCATCATCCCTGCGCTTGAATCAGCTCATGCACTAGCTGTATTAGACAGAGTAACATTCAAGCCAGAAGACGTTGTAGTGGTTACTCTTTCGGGTAGAGGCGATAAAGATATAAACACTTATTTAGCTGAAAGAAAAAGATTTATCTAA
- a CDS encoding Alcohol dehydrogenase (NADP(+)) (COGs: COG1979 Uncharacterized oxidoreductase Fe-dependent alcohol dehydrogenase family~InterPro IPR001670~KEGG: bth:BT_0535 iron-containing alcohol dehydrogenase~PFAM: Alcohol dehydrogenase, iron-type~PRIAM: Alcohol dehydrogenase (NADP(+))~SPTR: Iron-containing alcohol dehydrogenase;~IMG reference gene:2504106651~PFAM: Iron-containing alcohol dehydrogenase): protein MDNFIFQNPVKLIMGKGMIERLSKEIPHESRILITFGGGSVKRNGVYTQVKNALKDYKCVEFWGIEPNPKVETLREAVKLGKENDVNFVLAVGGGSVIDGSKLISAALLTDTDPWNLVLAGKRVRETVPLGTVLTLPATGSEMNNGAVISSKVTEEKFGFYSNFPKFSILDPEVTFTLPTYQVACGLSDTFVHVMEQYLTTTRQSRIMDRWAEGILQTLIEIAPQIKANQKDYNLMADFMLSATMALNGFISMGVSQDWATHMIGHEITALTGLTHGHTLAIILPATLRVLKDQKADKLVQYGERVWGIKKGSIDERIEQAIVNTEEFFRSLGLTTRLSEEKISEDVIEEVKKRFDARHVAYGENENVTGEIAFNILKTAFK from the coding sequence ATGGATAACTTTATATTTCAAAACCCCGTAAAACTGATAATGGGAAAGGGGATGATCGAGCGTTTGTCTAAGGAGATACCTCATGAGAGTAGAATTCTTATAACATTTGGAGGAGGTAGTGTAAAGCGTAATGGAGTATATACCCAAGTAAAAAATGCTCTTAAAGATTATAAGTGCGTTGAGTTTTGGGGAATTGAACCCAATCCAAAAGTTGAAACATTGCGTGAAGCGGTAAAATTAGGTAAAGAGAATGATGTCAACTTTGTTTTAGCAGTAGGTGGTGGATCTGTCATTGATGGATCGAAGTTGATTTCTGCAGCATTATTGACTGATACTGATCCTTGGAATCTGGTACTAGCAGGAAAGCGTGTGCGAGAAACTGTGCCTTTGGGAACAGTATTAACTTTGCCTGCTACTGGTTCTGAAATGAATAATGGGGCTGTAATATCGAGTAAGGTGACAGAAGAGAAATTTGGATTCTATTCTAATTTTCCAAAGTTTTCAATCCTTGATCCTGAAGTAACTTTTACATTACCTACTTATCAGGTTGCTTGTGGTTTGTCGGATACCTTTGTACATGTAATGGAACAATACCTAACCACTACTCGTCAATCTAGAATTATGGACAGATGGGCGGAAGGAATCTTGCAAACATTGATTGAAATTGCTCCACAAATTAAGGCGAATCAAAAAGACTATAATTTGATGGCAGACTTTATGCTTTCTGCAACTATGGCTTTGAATGGATTTATTTCTATGGGGGTAAGTCAAGATTGGGCAACTCATATGATTGGTCATGAAATAACCGCTTTGACGGGCTTAACACATGGTCATACATTAGCTATTATATTACCTGCAACATTACGTGTTCTTAAAGATCAAAAAGCAGATAAGCTTGTCCAGTATGGAGAGCGAGTTTGGGGTATAAAAAAAGGCTCTATTGATGAACGAATTGAACAAGCAATTGTTAATACAGAAGAGTTCTTCCGTTCTTTAGGGTTGACTACTCGTCTTTCTGAAGAAAAAATAAGTGAAGACGTTATTGAGGAAGTAAAGAAGCGTTTCGATGCGCGTCATGTGGCTTATGGTGAAAATGAAAATGTGACAGGAGAAATAGCTTTTAATATCCTAAAAACTGCATTTAAATGA
- a CDS encoding hypothetical protein (KEGG: bfs:BF2667 hypothetical protein~SPTR: Putative uncharacterized protein;~IMG reference gene:2504106652), with the protein MMKGISYSFLRAVFALVLGIVLIVWPNEALNYLIITIGILFLIPGLISTIGYFAKKNEETELPFPLEGIGSILFGLFLVIIPSFFVDILTILLGLVLMIGGIQQIASLMRARKWITVPFAYFIVPTLIFIAGAMAIANPSGTVSTALLIIGVTSVIYAIFELINWYKFSRHRNVDDDTLFIDVSDDDK; encoded by the coding sequence ATGATGAAAGGTATTAGTTATTCTTTTTTACGAGCTGTTTTTGCTTTGGTACTGGGTATTGTATTGATTGTATGGCCCAATGAAGCTTTAAATTATTTGATTATTACGATTGGTATATTATTCCTTATTCCAGGATTGATTTCTACCATCGGTTATTTTGCTAAGAAAAATGAAGAAACAGAGCTTCCTTTTCCTTTAGAAGGGATAGGTAGTATTTTATTTGGCTTGTTTCTAGTTATTATACCAAGCTTCTTTGTTGATATATTGACTATCCTATTAGGATTAGTTTTGATGATTGGAGGAATACAGCAAATTGCTTCTCTTATGCGAGCTCGAAAATGGATAACTGTACCATTTGCTTATTTTATTGTTCCAACACTTATTTTTATTGCAGGAGCAATGGCTATAGCAAATCCTTCGGGAACTGTTTCTACAGCGTTACTTATTATAGGAGTTACTTCTGTAATTTATGCTATTTTTGAATTAATAAACTGGTATAAGTTTTCTCGGCATAGAAATGTAGATGATGATACTCTCTTTATAGATGTTAGCGACGATGATAAATAA
- a CDS encoding MscS Mechanosensitive ion channel (InterPro IPR006685~KEGG: fjo:Fjoh_2956 hypothetical protein~PFAM: Mechanosensitive ion channel MscS~SPTR: Putative uncharacterized protein;~IMG reference gene:2504106653~PFAM: Mechanosensitive ion channel) has product MEIKLGGYLPQIIFTLATILVAVVLRVIISKLISKYASFSTKLNSRIGPVQRICAISINILAVTSLITIWGVDKQNIFVALSSIFAVIGVALFAQWSILSNVTAGMIIFFNTPFKIGDYIRIQDKDFPMEAKVVNILTFYTHLRTDDGKLHIFPNNLLLQRGISIIGENPTSSSEEDIN; this is encoded by the coding sequence ATGGAAATAAAATTAGGAGGCTATTTGCCTCAGATTATCTTTACTTTGGCTACAATTCTGGTAGCAGTGGTGCTAAGAGTGATTATTTCAAAACTGATAAGTAAGTATGCATCCTTTAGTACTAAACTAAATTCACGGATAGGTCCTGTTCAGCGTATTTGTGCGATTTCTATTAATATTTTGGCTGTAACATCATTAATCACTATATGGGGTGTAGATAAGCAGAATATATTTGTAGCTCTGTCATCCATATTTGCTGTTATAGGAGTAGCTCTTTTTGCGCAATGGTCAATATTAAGCAATGTAACAGCAGGGATGATTATATTCTTCAATACTCCTTTCAAAATTGGGGACTATATTCGTATTCAAGATAAAGATTTTCCTATGGAAGCAAAAGTCGTAAATATACTTACTTTTTATACTCATCTACGAACTGATGATGGTAAGCTTCATATTTTTCCAAATAACCTGCTTCTACAAAGAGGTATATCTATAATAGGAGAAAATCCTACGTCATCTTCTGAAGAGGATATAAATTAA
- a CDS encoding ATP phosphoribosyltransferase (COGs: COG0040 ATP phosphoribosyltransferase~HAMAP: Histidine biosynthesis HisG, ATP phosphoribosyltransferase, subgroup~InterPro IPR020621:IPR013820:IPR013115~KEGG: zpr:ZPR_2381 ATP phosphoribosyltransferase~PFAM: ATP phosphoribosyltransferase, catalytic domain; Histidine biosynthesis HisG, C-terminal~PRIAM: ATP phosphoribosyltransferase~SPTR: ATP phosphoribosyltransferase;~TIGRFAM: ATP phosphoribosyltransferase, catalytic domain; Histidine biosynthesis HisG, C-terminal~IMG reference gene:2504106654~PFAM: HisG, C-terminal domain; ATP phosphoribosyltransferase~TIGRFAM: ATP phosphoribosyltransferase, C-terminal domain; ATP phosphoribosyltransferase), with protein MNLKIAIQKSGRLNEGSLSLLKECGIKIENGKDQLLTSSSNFPLDVLYLRNGDIPQYLKDEVVDVAIIGENTLIEKSAEDLSYLQLGFSRCRFSIAVPREVNFTSLSDLEGKRIATSYPHTVREFLKREKIKAKIHEISGSVEISPSIGLADVICDIVSTGGTLFKNGLKEVYSIFKFEAVLAVNPSLSPEKKAILDKLIFRIESVLRAKNTKYIMLNVQKDNLEKICSLLPGMKSPTLIPLSDPNWYSLHSVILEDDFWNIIDQLKQQGAEDILILPIEKILG; from the coding sequence ATGAATCTTAAAATTGCTATTCAGAAATCAGGAAGGCTTAATGAGGGATCTCTTAGCTTACTTAAAGAATGTGGAATCAAAATTGAAAATGGAAAAGATCAGTTGCTTACGTCTTCTAGTAACTTTCCTTTAGATGTGTTGTATCTAAGAAACGGTGATATTCCTCAATATTTAAAAGATGAGGTTGTTGATGTTGCCATAATAGGAGAAAATACTTTAATTGAAAAAAGTGCCGAAGACTTATCTTATTTGCAATTGGGATTTTCTAGGTGTAGATTTTCTATTGCTGTACCTCGTGAGGTGAACTTTACTTCTTTATCCGATTTGGAGGGAAAGAGAATTGCTACCTCATATCCACATACCGTTCGAGAGTTTTTAAAGAGAGAAAAAATTAAAGCTAAGATTCATGAAATTTCTGGCTCTGTAGAAATCTCTCCTAGTATTGGTTTGGCTGATGTGATTTGTGATATTGTAAGTACGGGTGGAACTTTATTCAAAAATGGATTGAAGGAGGTATATTCTATCTTTAAATTTGAAGCTGTTTTAGCTGTCAACCCTTCACTGTCCCCTGAAAAGAAAGCAATTTTAGATAAATTGATTTTTCGAATCGAGTCAGTATTACGTGCTAAGAATACAAAATACATCATGTTAAATGTTCAAAAGGACAATTTAGAAAAGATATGTTCTTTATTGCCTGGGATGAAAAGTCCAACTTTAATTCCACTGAGTGATCCTAATTGGTATTCCTTGCATTCTGTCATTCTAGAAGATGATTTTTGGAATATTATAGATCAGTTGAAACAACAAGGGGCTGAAGATATTTTAATTCTGCCTATTGAAAAAATATTAGGTTAA
- a CDS encoding Histidinol dehydrogenase (COGs: COG0141 Histidinol dehydrogenase~HAMAP: Histidinol dehydrogenase, prokaryotic-type~InterPro IPR012131~KEGG: fbc:FB2170_10921 histidinol dehydrogenase~PFAM: Histidinol dehydrogenase, prokaryotic-type~PRIAM: Histidinol dehydrogenase~SPTR: Histidinol dehydrogenase;~TIGRFAM: Histidinol dehydrogenase, prokaryotic-type~IMG reference gene:2504106655~PFAM: Histidinol dehydrogenase~TIGRFAM: histidinol dehydrogenase), which yields MKTYKLIDNPSRKLWDSLCMRPLLDHQNLKNLCREVFESVSIKKDVALLAYTEKFDQVKLSSIYLDEKELQKNAYQIDEPLKIAINQAYENISQFHIAQIPQAVKLETFPGVFCTQEFRAIEKVGLYIPGGSAPLFSTLLMLAIPAQIVGCKEVVLCTPVNRSGKIDAALCYAAQLCGIKQILKLGGVQAIAALSQGTERTSPVYKIFGPGNQYVVAAKQYAQEQGVAIDLPAGPSEVLVIADDSANPDFIAADLLSQAEHGPDSQVVLLVTNVDILEQVMLKLDEQLESLPRRNIVKLALSQSRFIVFDDLDTCIDFSNVYAPEHLILSIDKADSYLSSIQNAGSVFVGNYSPESAGDYASGTNHTLPTNGYAKSYSGVNIDAFLKKITFQKLTAKGIAKISPIVETMAKAEGLEAHALASRLRREFVENKGE from the coding sequence ATGAAGACATATAAATTAATAGATAACCCTAGTAGGAAGTTGTGGGACTCTTTATGTATGCGTCCTTTACTCGATCATCAAAATTTGAAAAATCTTTGTAGAGAGGTATTTGAAAGTGTGAGTATAAAGAAAGATGTTGCACTACTAGCTTATACGGAAAAGTTTGATCAAGTGAAGCTTTCCTCTATTTATTTAGATGAAAAAGAATTGCAAAAGAATGCTTATCAAATTGATGAGCCTTTGAAGATTGCAATTAATCAGGCTTATGAGAATATTTCACAATTCCATATTGCTCAGATTCCACAAGCAGTAAAGTTAGAAACTTTTCCTGGAGTATTTTGTACTCAAGAATTTCGTGCTATTGAAAAAGTAGGGCTGTATATACCAGGAGGAAGTGCTCCATTGTTTTCAACTCTATTAATGCTTGCTATCCCTGCACAAATAGTGGGATGCAAAGAAGTGGTATTGTGTACACCGGTAAATAGGAGTGGAAAAATAGATGCGGCATTATGTTATGCTGCTCAGCTTTGTGGTATAAAGCAAATTTTAAAATTAGGAGGTGTTCAAGCAATAGCTGCTCTATCTCAGGGAACAGAAAGAACTTCTCCTGTTTATAAAATATTTGGCCCAGGAAATCAATATGTTGTGGCTGCTAAACAGTATGCGCAAGAACAGGGAGTAGCAATAGATTTACCAGCAGGACCATCCGAAGTTTTGGTCATTGCTGATGATTCAGCTAATCCCGATTTCATTGCTGCAGATCTACTTTCTCAGGCAGAGCATGGGCCAGATAGTCAAGTTGTTCTTCTTGTTACAAATGTCGATATTCTTGAACAAGTTATGCTAAAATTAGATGAACAGTTAGAATCTTTACCGCGAAGAAATATTGTAAAGCTTGCTTTATCACAATCGAGATTTATTGTTTTTGATGACTTAGATACTTGTATTGACTTCTCTAATGTTTATGCTCCAGAACACTTGATTTTATCTATTGATAAAGCGGATTCTTATTTGAGTTCGATTCAGAATGCAGGATCGGTATTTGTAGGAAATTATTCACCTGAGAGTGCTGGAGATTATGCTTCTGGAACCAATCATACATTACCAACAAACGGATATGCTAAAAGTTATAGTGGAGTAAATATTGATGCTTTCCTTAAGAAAATTACATTTCAAAAATTGACTGCTAAAGGAATAGCAAAAATAAGTCCTATTGTTGAGACGATGGCAAAGGCCGAGGGTTTGGAGGCACATGCATTGGCCTCTCGTTTACGTAGAGAATTTGTTGAAAATAAAGGAGAATAG
- a CDS encoding Histidinol-phosphate aminotransferase (COGs: COG0079 Histidinol-phosphate/aromatic aminotransferase and cobyric acid decarboxylase~HAMAP: Histidinol-phosphate aminotransferase~InterPro IPR005861:IPR004839~KEGG: pdi:BDI_0968 histidinol-phosphate aminotransferase~PFAM: Aminotransferase, class I/classII~PRIAM: Histidinol-phosphate transaminase~SPTR: Histidinol-phosphate aminotransferase;~TIGRFAM: Histidinol-phosphate aminotransferase~IMG reference gene:2504106656~PFAM: Aminotransferase class I and II~TIGRFAM: histidinol-phosphate aminotransferase) produces MNNINIKELIRDNILKLQPYSSARVEYEGDANIWLDANENPFGLRYNRYPDPFQCELKKVLSTIKNVSSKQIFIGNGSDEVIDLLIRVFCEPGIDSIITFNPSYTMYITSATINNVRVREFLLTEEFQIPLTVLKQNRENTDKLLFICTPNNPIGNLIPLSVIEQVCRLFTGIVVVDEAYLDFSNSDSAIKLLDKYNNLFIVQTLSKAYGMAGLRLGIGIGNPEIIEILNRIKPPYNVSQSTQDLVLDRLNYLPEIKTHIQLLIKERNLLYNDLIQLSFFNRVFESEANFILVQTPHYKELYDFLCSKGIVVRIRNIPPSLLHGLRLTVGLPVENKKLMESLLLFKRRLK; encoded by the coding sequence ATGAATAACATAAACATAAAGGAACTTATAAGAGATAATATTCTCAAATTACAACCTTACTCATCTGCTCGTGTTGAATATGAAGGTGATGCAAATATTTGGTTAGATGCAAATGAGAATCCCTTTGGATTGAGATATAATAGATATCCAGATCCTTTTCAATGTGAATTAAAGAAGGTTCTTTCAACGATAAAGAATGTCAGTTCAAAGCAAATCTTTATAGGTAATGGAAGTGATGAAGTAATCGATTTATTAATCAGAGTTTTTTGTGAGCCAGGGATTGATTCTATAATTACGTTTAATCCTAGTTACACTATGTATATAACTTCGGCAACGATTAATAATGTGAGAGTGAGAGAATTCTTATTGACGGAGGAGTTTCAAATCCCCCTTACCGTGTTGAAGCAAAATAGAGAGAATACAGATAAGCTGCTTTTTATTTGTACGCCCAATAATCCCATTGGTAACCTGATTCCACTATCTGTAATCGAACAAGTCTGCCGTTTATTTACTGGAATAGTGGTTGTTGATGAGGCTTATCTTGATTTTAGTAATTCAGATTCAGCAATTAAATTATTGGATAAATACAATAATTTATTTATAGTTCAGACATTGTCTAAAGCTTATGGTATGGCAGGTTTAAGACTAGGGATAGGTATTGGGAACCCTGAAATCATAGAGATATTAAATCGCATTAAACCACCTTATAATGTTAGTCAGAGTACTCAGGATTTAGTCCTCGATAGATTGAACTATTTACCTGAAATTAAGACTCATATTCAGCTTTTAATTAAGGAAAGAAATCTTCTTTATAATGACTTAATTCAATTGTCATTTTTTAATCGTGTCTTTGAGTCGGAAGCCAATTTTATACTTGTTCAGACTCCTCATTATAAAGAACTATATGATTTTTTATGCTCTAAAGGCATTGTTGTTCGTATACGTAATATACCCCCAAGTTTACTTCATGGGTTGAGACTTACGGTTGGATTACCTGTAGAAAATAAAAAATTAATGGAGAGTTTACTTTTATTTAAAAGGAGGTTAAAATGA